In Candidatus Promineifilum breve, one genomic interval encodes:
- the coxB gene encoding cytochrome c oxidase subunit II, producing the protein MGRLKHPISIIILVALATLGLRFLFSYILALPFAASAEAGPIDTLFNAHFWMIAFLFSLIMVMMIYSVFVFRRADDDDSDGPHVHSNTRLEIGWTIVPTFVVLGFGVWGAVILNEITRPKEGEMTVNVTGKQWIWSFAYPEQEDVQSGELVLPVNRTTVLKMNAEDVIHSFWVPEFRVKQDLVPGRETTLRITPTETGAYKLRCAEICGLNHTQMEADVRILSVEEFDAWVAEKSAAPAFAEMTPEERGAYWASAEGFGCVACHSSDGTPGVGPTWQGLYQRQEQLTDGSTITADDAYIINSINEPNAQIVVGFNPNIMPQNYLEQFTTREQEIEAAEAIDLDIAADLIAYIKTLQ; encoded by the coding sequence CGTTGCCCTTCGCGGCCAGCGCCGAGGCCGGGCCGATCGATACACTGTTTAACGCCCACTTCTGGATGATCGCCTTTCTGTTTTCGCTCATCATGGTGATGATGATCTATTCGGTTTTCGTCTTTCGCCGGGCGGATGACGACGACAGCGACGGGCCGCACGTCCACAGCAACACCCGGCTGGAGATTGGCTGGACGATTGTGCCGACCTTCGTCGTGCTGGGCTTCGGCGTGTGGGGCGCGGTTATCCTGAACGAGATCACCCGCCCCAAAGAAGGCGAGATGACGGTCAACGTCACCGGCAAGCAGTGGATCTGGAGCTTCGCCTACCCGGAGCAAGAGGACGTCCAGTCGGGCGAGTTAGTCCTGCCGGTCAATCGCACCACTGTCCTGAAGATGAACGCCGAGGATGTCATCCACTCCTTCTGGGTGCCGGAGTTCCGCGTGAAGCAAGACCTGGTGCCGGGGCGCGAGACAACGTTGCGCATCACGCCGACGGAGACCGGGGCCTACAAGTTGCGCTGTGCCGAGATCTGCGGCCTCAACCACACCCAGATGGAAGCCGACGTGCGCATCCTCAGCGTCGAGGAGTTCGATGCCTGGGTGGCCGAGAAGTCGGCCGCACCGGCCTTTGCCGAGATGACCCCGGAAGAACGGGGCGCCTATTGGGCCAGCGCCGAGGGTTTCGGCTGCGTGGCTTGCCATTCCTCCGACGGCACGCCCGGCGTCGGCCCCACCTGGCAGGGCCTCTATCAGCGGCAGGAGCAATTGACCGACGGTTCGACCATCACCGCCGACGACGCTTACATCATCAACTCGATCAACGAGCCGAACGCGCAGATCGTTGTTGGCTTCAACCCCAACATCATGCCGCAGAACTATCTGGAACAGTTCACCACGCGCGAACAAGAGATCGAAGCGGCCGAAGCGATTGACCTCGACATCGCCGCCGATCTGATCGCCTACATCAAGACACTCCAGTAA
- a CDS encoding cytochrome c oxidase subunit I codes for MFRTLKVLLTSALVKGLVGQFVAWALGYAFIAGLRALRGMPTPWLYEPAVAFGGIISVIGFLLAAGVLTDWLKWVVGKRTPLRHGTPEGKPEWSRYVNVDYNHKVIGIQYGITSLLVLLIGGSFAIIFRIELAQPSMQWLNNDQFNTLFSAHGIVMIASILLGVGAMVNYLVPLMIGASDMAFPRLNAFSYWVGLPAVVLILMGMAVGGWDTGWVGYATLSLRAPLGVVLFLLGFWINGFSSIASSINMLVTTATMRAKGMTLFRMPIFVWGAAAASIIQLTSTQTVGVALTMSIAERVLGLNFFDPAGGGNPILYQHLFWFYSHPVVYVFVLPGLGVISELLPVFARKPLFGYRWVALSSMGIALVGFLVWAHHMFTSGMADALRVPFMFSTMLVAVPTGVKFFSWVATIWEGKLPKNPPTPLLFVLGSISVFLIGGVTGPILGTIPTDLHLHDSYWIVGHFHATMFGGFIFPFFAALYYWYPKISGHMYKESLGKLHFWLMLPAFWVMSIGQMSVGLLGMRRRVADYDPALGITTTHVLITLAALVIGWSVLIMIYNFIASARMERVAETNPWRSRSPEWQIPSPVPEFNYDVPFEVVGDPYDYGLVGSSYIRDALPAPSGD; via the coding sequence ATGTTCAGAACACTCAAAGTACTACTCACCTCAGCCTTGGTCAAAGGTCTTGTCGGCCAGTTCGTGGCCTGGGCGCTGGGCTATGCCTTCATCGCCGGGTTGCGCGCGCTGCGCGGCATGCCGACGCCGTGGCTCTATGAACCGGCGGTGGCCTTCGGCGGGATTATCAGCGTCATCGGCTTCCTGCTGGCCGCGGGCGTGTTGACCGACTGGCTCAAGTGGGTCGTCGGCAAGCGGACGCCCCTGCGCCACGGCACGCCGGAAGGCAAGCCGGAGTGGTCGCGCTACGTCAACGTCGACTACAACCACAAGGTCATCGGCATCCAATATGGCATCACGTCCCTGTTGGTGCTGTTGATCGGCGGCAGCTTCGCCATCATCTTCCGCATCGAACTGGCCCAGCCGAGTATGCAGTGGTTGAACAACGACCAGTTCAACACGCTGTTCAGCGCCCACGGCATCGTGATGATCGCCAGCATCCTCTTGGGCGTCGGCGCGATGGTCAACTATCTGGTGCCGCTGATGATCGGCGCGTCGGACATGGCCTTCCCGCGGCTGAACGCCTTCAGCTACTGGGTCGGTCTGCCGGCGGTCGTCCTCATCCTGATGGGCATGGCCGTCGGCGGTTGGGATACCGGCTGGGTGGGTTACGCCACGCTCAGCCTGCGCGCGCCGCTGGGCGTCGTGCTCTTCCTGTTGGGGTTCTGGATCAACGGCTTCTCGTCGATTGCCAGCTCGATCAACATGCTGGTGACGACGGCCACCATGCGCGCCAAGGGCATGACCCTGTTCCGCATGCCCATCTTCGTTTGGGGCGCGGCGGCGGCCTCGATCATCCAGTTGACCTCGACGCAGACCGTCGGCGTGGCCCTGACGATGAGCATCGCCGAGCGCGTGCTGGGGTTGAACTTCTTCGACCCGGCCGGCGGCGGCAATCCCATCCTCTATCAACATCTTTTCTGGTTCTATTCCCACCCGGTTGTCTACGTGTTCGTGTTGCCCGGCCTGGGTGTCATCAGCGAGTTGCTGCCCGTCTTCGCCCGCAAGCCGCTATTTGGCTACCGCTGGGTGGCGCTGTCCAGTATGGGCATCGCCCTGGTCGGCTTCCTGGTCTGGGCCCATCATATGTTCACGTCGGGCATGGCTGACGCGTTGCGCGTGCCATTCATGTTCTCCACGATGCTCGTGGCCGTCCCGACCGGCGTCAAGTTCTTCAGTTGGGTCGCCACCATCTGGGAGGGCAAGCTGCCCAAAAACCCGCCGACGCCGCTGCTGTTTGTGCTGGGTTCCATCTCGGTCTTCCTCATCGGCGGCGTGACCGGGCCAATCCTGGGCACGATTCCCACCGACCTGCATTTGCACGATAGCTACTGGATCGTCGGCCACTTCCACGCCACGATGTTCGGCGGCTTCATCTTCCCGTTCTTTGCCGCGCTCTACTACTGGTATCCCAAGATCAGCGGCCATATGTACAAGGAATCGCTGGGCAAGCTGCATTTCTGGCTGATGCTGCCCGCCTTCTGGGTGATGAGTATCGGGCAGATGAGTGTTGGCCTGCTGGGTATGCGCCGGCGCGTGGCCGACTATGACCCGGCGTTGGGCATCACCACAACCCACGTCCTGATCACCCTGGCCGCGCTGGTCATCGGCTGGTCGGTCTTGATCATGATCTACAACTTCATCGCCAGCGCCCGGATGGAGCGCGTGGCCGAGACGAACCCGTGGCGGTCGCGCTCGCCGGAATGGCAGATTCCCTCGCCGGTGCCCGAGTTCAACTACGATGTACCGTTCGAGGTCGTCGGCGATCCCTACGACTACGGTCTGGTCGGTTCGAGCTATATTCGTGATGCCCTGCCCGCGCCTTCGGGTGATTAG
- a CDS encoding cytochrome c oxidase subunit 3 codes for MSAVSAHAPHDEAHAHEIPYATQLRSNRLGLWLFMFSEMFLFGALFAARFVLWGNTRPDLSQEIGLLATGILLLSSFFMYRSEVGAAHGDRTRFLRSALLAALMGTIFFVMVVVMEWNVFGLSGELFGIELFGHLKPSDGVYGGVFYAMTGMHALHVLSGIVLILIIWWNGRRGFFTPERHWGVEATAIYWHYVDVVWVFFYPALYLMGQVAG; via the coding sequence ATGAGCGCTGTATCCGCCCACGCCCCCCACGACGAGGCCCACGCCCACGAAATACCCTATGCGACCCAGCTCCGTTCCAACCGGCTGGGGCTGTGGCTGTTCATGTTCTCCGAGATGTTCCTGTTTGGGGCGCTTTTCGCCGCGCGCTTTGTGCTGTGGGGCAATACGCGGCCCGACCTGAGCCAGGAGATCGGCCTGTTGGCGACGGGTATCCTGCTCCTGAGCAGCTTCTTCATGTACCGCAGCGAAGTCGGCGCGGCCCACGGCGACCGCACCAGGTTCCTGCGCAGCGCCCTGCTGGCGGCGTTGATGGGCACGATCTTCTTCGTCATGGTCGTGGTCATGGAGTGGAACGTCTTCGGCCTGAGCGGGGAGCTATTCGGTATCGAACTATTCGGCCATCTCAAGCCGTCGGATGGCGTCTATGGCGGCGTCTTCTACGCCATGACCGGAATGCACGCGCTCCACGTCCTCAGCGGCATCGTCCTGATCCTCATCATCTGGTGGAACGGCCGGCGCGGCTTCTTTACCCCTGAGCGGCATTGGGGCGTCGAGGCCACGGCCATCTACTGGCATTACGTTGACGTGGTGTGGGTCTTCTTCTACCCGGCCCTCTACCTGATGGGCCAGGTTGCCGGCTAA